In Polynucleobacter arcticus, the following proteins share a genomic window:
- the exaC gene encoding acetaldehyde dehydrogenase ExaC, translating into MIYANPGHADALMKYKAHYDNFIGGKWVAPSKGQYFDVISPINGKAYTKVARSDASDIELALDAAHAAADQWGKADVTTRSNILLKIADRMEQNLELLAYVDAIDNGKAIRETLNADIPLAIDHFRYFAGAIRAQEGGLSEIDENTVAYHYLEPLGVVGQIIPWNFPILMAAWKLAPALAAGNCVVLKPAESTPISILIVAELIADLLPPGVLNIVNGYGRETGMPLANSKRIAKIAFTGSTSTGRVIAQAAANNLIPATLELGGKSPNVFFADVMDKDDAFLDKAIEGLVLFAFNQGEVCTCPSRALIQESIYDRFMERVLKRVAAIKQINPLDTDSMMGAQASKEQLTKILSYLDLGKQEGAELLAGGAQAHLGGDLEGGYYVQPTIFKGHNKMRIFQEEIFGPVLAVTTFKDEAEALELANDTLYGLGAGVWTRNGNLAYRMGRAIKAGRVWTNCYHAYPAHAAFGGYKESGIGRENHKMMLAHYQQTKNLLVSYSENKLGFF; encoded by the coding sequence ATGATTTATGCAAACCCAGGCCATGCTGACGCCCTGATGAAATACAAAGCCCACTACGATAATTTTATTGGCGGTAAGTGGGTAGCCCCAAGTAAAGGCCAATATTTTGATGTGATTTCACCTATTAATGGCAAGGCGTACACCAAGGTAGCGCGCTCTGATGCTAGCGATATTGAACTGGCTTTGGATGCCGCGCATGCTGCTGCCGATCAATGGGGTAAAGCTGACGTAACAACGCGTAGCAATATTTTGTTGAAGATTGCCGATCGCATGGAGCAAAACTTAGAACTATTGGCCTATGTTGATGCTATTGATAACGGTAAAGCAATTCGGGAAACCTTAAATGCGGATATTCCGCTTGCAATTGATCACTTTCGATACTTTGCCGGGGCAATCCGTGCACAAGAGGGAGGTCTGAGTGAGATTGATGAAAACACTGTGGCCTATCATTACTTGGAACCATTGGGTGTTGTAGGACAAATCATCCCATGGAATTTCCCAATCTTGATGGCCGCATGGAAGCTTGCCCCAGCTTTAGCTGCAGGCAATTGCGTAGTCTTGAAGCCAGCGGAATCTACTCCCATTTCAATCCTGATCGTAGCCGAGTTGATTGCAGATCTATTGCCACCAGGTGTTCTTAACATCGTCAATGGGTACGGCCGCGAAACTGGTATGCCACTGGCCAATAGTAAGCGCATTGCTAAGATTGCTTTTACCGGCTCGACCTCTACTGGTCGTGTGATTGCGCAAGCTGCTGCAAATAATTTAATCCCGGCAACTTTAGAGCTAGGCGGAAAATCTCCTAATGTCTTCTTTGCCGATGTCATGGATAAAGATGATGCATTTTTAGATAAAGCAATTGAAGGTCTTGTGTTGTTTGCCTTCAATCAAGGTGAGGTGTGCACTTGCCCAAGCCGCGCCTTAATTCAGGAAAGTATTTACGACCGATTTATGGAGCGTGTGCTGAAGCGCGTTGCCGCAATTAAGCAGATCAATCCATTAGATACTGATAGCATGATGGGTGCGCAGGCATCCAAAGAGCAGCTCACGAAGATCCTTTCTTATCTTGATCTAGGCAAGCAAGAAGGTGCAGAGTTGCTCGCTGGCGGTGCACAAGCACACCTAGGCGGTGATTTAGAGGGTGGCTATTACGTTCAACCCACTATCTTTAAGGGTCATAATAAGATGCGGATCTTCCAAGAAGAAATCTTTGGCCCTGTCTTGGCTGTAACTACCTTTAAAGACGAAGCAGAAGCCCTTGAGTTAGCCAATGACACTCTGTATGGATTAGGTGCGGGCGTATGGACGCGTAACGGTAATTTGGCGTATCGAATGGGCCGAGCCATTAAAGCAGGTCGCGTTTGGACAAACTGTTATCACGCCTATCCAGCCCATGCTGCGTTTGGTGGCTATAAGGAATCCGGTATCGGCCGTGAAAATCACAAGATGATGCTAGCTCACTACCAACAAACCAAAAACTTATTGGTTAGCTATAGCGAAAATAAACTCGGCTTTTTCTGA
- a CDS encoding DUF779 domain-containing protein, with protein MVERIVATPEALALIKEMQTLHGEILFHQSGGCCDNSAANCYLPTDLTIGPYDVKLGEVGSVPFYIGKSQYEYWKHTQLILDVIEGSGGTFSLEGNTGKAFHTRSRLFSDEEWELIKSTVENDLA; from the coding sequence ATGGTTGAGCGTATTGTGGCAACGCCGGAAGCATTAGCACTCATTAAAGAGATGCAAACGCTTCATGGAGAAATTCTATTTCATCAATCTGGTGGATGTTGTGACAACAGTGCTGCAAATTGCTATTTGCCTACTGACCTGACGATCGGTCCCTATGATGTCAAATTGGGGGAGGTTGGCTCAGTACCATTCTATATTGGCAAATCGCAATATGAGTATTGGAAACATACCCAATTAATACTGGATGTGATTGAGGGTAGTGGGGGTACGTTTTCATTGGAAGGTAATACAGGCAAAGCTTTTCATACACGATCACGACTGTTTTCGGATGAGGAGTGGGAGCTTATTAAATCCACTGTAGAAAATGATTTAGCTTAG
- a CDS encoding DUF883 family protein, whose amino-acid sequence MRKINSAISKASNKAVDELISEYKALIEDAEALIEATEGHVDDAIKTVRSKALKTLAATKESIANFEGVVIDKAKSAAKDTDNFVHRNPWESVGVAAGLGLIVGLFIRGR is encoded by the coding sequence ATGAGAAAAATCAATAGCGCTATAAGCAAAGCTTCTAATAAAGCAGTTGATGAATTAATTAGCGAGTACAAAGCACTAATTGAAGATGCTGAAGCTTTAATTGAAGCTACCGAGGGGCATGTGGATGATGCTATTAAGACCGTTCGCTCAAAGGCTTTAAAAACCCTTGCCGCTACTAAAGAAAGCATTGCCAACTTTGAAGGCGTAGTTATAGACAAGGCCAAATCTGCTGCTAAAGATACGGATAACTTTGTTCATCGCAACCCTTGGGAGTCAGTGGGAGTTGCTGCTGGTCTGGGGTTAATCGTCGGATTATTTATTCGCGGAAGATAA
- a CDS encoding cryptochrome/deoxyribodipyrimidine photo-lyase family protein, with the protein MSYQLVWFKRDLRSEDHAALVEATKLGPIRCIYVLEPTLWLQPDVALQHFEFIRESLQDLDGQLRLLGGEIEIHEGEVTEVLSKIWQETPFQGLYSHQETGNRFTYARDQDVGKWCQSHGIHWGEYAQFGVVRGLKNRNEWQACWQRHMEAPMCELPLVQFWKTPLSNKPVTNPSAHFVTPAAMQAPAHLRHNPPLRQRGGRSVALKTLNSFLKQRSMWYRGGISSPLSAPDACSRLSVFISYGCLSIREVVQATNEELLQMPPEASRRKSGLVAFISRLYWHCHFIQKLESEPEIEWENMHRGYDGLREHEFNVDHFNALKDGRTGWPMVDACVVMLRETGWLNFRMRAMLVSVAAYPLWLHWKPVGDWLATQFLDYEPGIHWSQMQMQSGTTGINVTRVYNPIKQAQDHDQKGFFVRKWLPHMRQIPNTWIFEPWNMTQDVQNHLGIYIGKEIPQPIVDIATATKTSKDRLHSRRNLSEVRAGKKSVINKHASRKKGAERKNSKVKSKDTSSQLTLEF; encoded by the coding sequence ATGAGTTATCAACTGGTCTGGTTTAAGCGTGATTTGCGCTCTGAAGATCATGCCGCTCTTGTCGAGGCTACAAAGCTAGGCCCCATTCGATGTATTTATGTGCTCGAACCAACACTCTGGCTACAGCCAGATGTTGCACTCCAACACTTTGAGTTCATACGGGAGTCTCTTCAAGATCTGGATGGTCAGCTGCGTTTGCTCGGAGGCGAAATAGAAATTCATGAAGGTGAAGTCACTGAAGTGCTGAGTAAAATTTGGCAAGAAACTCCTTTTCAAGGCTTATATTCCCATCAAGAAACTGGCAACAGATTTACTTATGCCAGAGATCAAGATGTTGGCAAATGGTGTCAGTCTCATGGTATTCATTGGGGTGAATATGCCCAGTTTGGTGTAGTCAGAGGACTGAAGAATCGTAACGAATGGCAAGCCTGTTGGCAAAGGCATATGGAAGCACCTATGTGTGAACTTCCACTGGTTCAATTTTGGAAGACCCCGCTTTCCAACAAGCCAGTAACGAATCCTAGCGCTCATTTTGTGACGCCAGCGGCAATGCAGGCCCCTGCCCACCTTAGGCACAATCCGCCATTGAGACAGCGCGGTGGAAGATCCGTTGCGCTCAAAACACTCAATAGTTTTTTAAAGCAGAGAAGCATGTGGTACCGAGGCGGGATTTCATCGCCTTTATCAGCGCCAGATGCATGTTCACGATTATCTGTGTTTATAAGCTATGGGTGTCTTAGCATCAGAGAGGTAGTGCAAGCAACAAACGAAGAGCTACTTCAAATGCCGCCAGAAGCTAGCAGAAGAAAATCCGGTTTAGTTGCTTTTATCAGTCGCCTGTATTGGCATTGTCACTTTATTCAAAAGCTGGAGAGTGAGCCTGAAATTGAATGGGAGAACATGCATCGTGGTTATGATGGATTACGTGAGCATGAATTTAATGTTGATCACTTTAATGCCCTAAAGGATGGCAGGACAGGCTGGCCCATGGTGGACGCTTGTGTCGTCATGCTTCGTGAAACGGGATGGCTTAATTTTAGAATGCGGGCAATGCTGGTTTCAGTTGCAGCCTATCCGCTTTGGTTGCACTGGAAACCTGTAGGAGATTGGTTAGCCACCCAGTTTTTGGACTATGAGCCAGGAATTCACTGGAGTCAAATGCAGATGCAATCTGGCACTACCGGAATCAACGTCACCCGCGTTTATAACCCGATCAAACAAGCGCAAGATCATGATCAAAAGGGCTTTTTTGTGAGGAAATGGCTGCCCCACATGCGTCAAATACCGAACACATGGATTTTTGAGCCTTGGAACATGACCCAAGATGTGCAAAATCATTTAGGTATTTATATCGGTAAAGAAATTCCTCAACCGATTGTAGACATTGCCACCGCTACCAAAACATCTAAAGATCGCCTGCATTCAAGACGTAACTTATCAGAAGTTCGAGCTGGCAAGAAATCCGTTATTAATAAGCATGCCTCGAGAAAAAAAGGGGCTGAACGTAAAAACTCTAAAGTTAAATCAAAGGACACTAGCTCACAGCTTACTCTTGAATTTTAG
- a CDS encoding glycine betaine ABC transporter substrate-binding protein: MALSCSVLAQPTEKTTVVGSKRFTESYVLGELIKLKLRDAGIQAEHRQGLGNTAIVVQALKTGQIDVYPEYTGTILREILKRSETEASLSQLNGWLKPQGLKVGIPLGFNNTYALAMRSEQASALGIKKISDIANLTAKQQSALRIALSPEFKTRTDGWPALVQTYDLKNKSGKVLEHGLAYDALVRGDADIVDAYSTDAAIARQRLVLLEDDRQAFPRYDAVLLMRSNFNEKPLDSLTGSLNEVSMAKLNGLAESGLSFEKVARGFLNASVDEQVNPSQFSRFFKLLFGPDFFTALRAHVLLVAISSTMALLVGIPLGILAYRRPFSASWILGCVSVLQTIPSLALLTILIAVLDQIGAVPAILALFIYGLLPIVNATYISLMKVPSSLKEAALALGCKEWQLLFFIELPFAKPIIMAGLASATVIGVGTCTLAALVGAGGFGDRIVAGLAVNDHALMLAGAIPAAILALLAQVILTPKRKLSDV, encoded by the coding sequence ATGGCCTTGAGCTGCTCAGTATTGGCTCAACCTACGGAAAAAACTACCGTAGTTGGCTCAAAGCGGTTTACGGAAAGCTATGTCCTTGGAGAATTGATTAAGCTCAAATTGCGTGATGCTGGAATACAAGCTGAACATCGACAAGGTCTTGGCAACACTGCAATTGTTGTTCAAGCACTAAAAACAGGTCAGATTGATGTTTACCCGGAATACACCGGTACCATTCTGCGAGAAATATTAAAACGATCGGAGACCGAAGCCTCATTGAGCCAGCTCAATGGCTGGCTCAAACCTCAGGGATTAAAGGTTGGTATACCGTTAGGCTTTAATAATACTTATGCACTTGCTATGAGATCAGAACAAGCAAGTGCGCTAGGTATTAAGAAAATTAGTGATATTGCAAACCTGACAGCCAAGCAACAATCTGCCCTTCGGATCGCCTTATCTCCAGAATTTAAGACTAGGACTGATGGCTGGCCTGCTCTTGTGCAGACTTACGACCTAAAAAATAAATCAGGGAAAGTGCTGGAACATGGCTTAGCCTACGATGCTCTCGTACGTGGTGATGCCGATATTGTTGATGCTTACTCCACTGATGCAGCGATTGCACGGCAAAGACTAGTTCTACTGGAAGATGACAGGCAAGCATTTCCTCGTTACGATGCAGTACTGTTGATGCGCTCTAATTTCAATGAGAAGCCCTTAGACTCGTTAACTGGGTCATTGAATGAAGTCTCTATGGCAAAGCTCAATGGACTAGCAGAATCTGGACTTAGTTTTGAAAAAGTAGCGCGCGGGTTTTTAAATGCATCTGTTGATGAGCAAGTTAATCCTTCGCAGTTCTCTAGGTTTTTTAAGTTACTTTTTGGTCCAGATTTTTTTACAGCCCTTCGAGCCCATGTTCTGCTAGTAGCTATCTCCTCAACGATGGCCCTTCTGGTCGGAATTCCTCTCGGTATTCTTGCATACCGCCGGCCCTTCTCTGCATCGTGGATTTTGGGGTGTGTGAGTGTCTTACAAACCATACCCTCACTCGCATTACTTACTATTTTGATCGCCGTACTAGACCAAATCGGTGCTGTACCAGCCATTTTGGCTTTATTTATCTATGGCCTGTTACCGATTGTGAATGCGACCTACATTAGCTTGATGAAGGTTCCATCGAGTCTAAAAGAAGCAGCTTTGGCTCTTGGCTGCAAAGAGTGGCAACTGTTATTTTTTATCGAGCTTCCATTTGCAAAACCAATCATCATGGCTGGTTTAGCGTCAGCAACGGTGATTGGCGTTGGTACCTGCACCCTTGCGGCGCTCGTAGGTGCCGGTGGATTTGGCGACCGAATAGTGGCAGGACTTGCCGTAAACGACCATGCGCTGATGCTTGCCGGAGCAATACCGGCCGCTATTTTGGCTCTGCTTGCTCAAGTCATCCTGACACCGAAACGTAAGCTCAGTGACGTCTAA
- a CDS encoding HNH endonuclease — protein MTGRIKKKYILEEFSNSTDLLPEVVICPLCDRAVPKSQRDEHHLIPKSHGGRHTVVLHRICHRQIHATFTETELARQYNDIEQLKLQADMSGFIQWIRLKPDNFFERTRKSRRLKSK, from the coding sequence ATGACTGGGCGTATCAAGAAAAAATACATCCTGGAGGAATTTAGTAATTCAACAGATCTACTGCCTGAGGTAGTTATATGCCCGCTTTGCGACAGAGCCGTCCCCAAATCACAACGAGATGAGCATCACCTGATTCCTAAATCCCATGGGGGTCGTCATACCGTAGTTTTGCACCGCATTTGCCATCGACAGATTCATGCTACCTTTACTGAAACTGAGCTGGCGCGTCAATATAACGATATTGAACAACTCAAGCTACAGGCTGATATGAGCGGTTTTATCCAGTGGATTCGTCTAAAGCCCGACAATTTTTTTGAGCGCACACGTAAAAGTCGAAGACTTAAGTCTAAATAG
- a CDS encoding haloacid dehalogenase type II, producing MYKLIAFDAYGTLFDVYSMGQLAEELFPGHGQAFALMWRDRQIEYTRLVTMSDPNPSGSKHYLPFWELTIRSLRYVCKRMSLNLTPEYEKRLMDQYAKLTGFEDSLIVLKTIKEKGLSTAILSNGSREMLSTVVESNGLKPYLDQVVTIEDIRLFKTDPQAYGLLLKAFPIKKEEVLFVSSNAWDALAAKWYGFDVFWVNRLGHPFEEIGEKPNYEGNSLSKVLAVV from the coding sequence ATGTATAAGCTAATTGCTTTTGATGCCTATGGCACATTATTTGATGTCTATTCAATGGGGCAGCTGGCTGAAGAGCTCTTTCCTGGTCACGGTCAAGCATTTGCCTTGATGTGGCGAGATCGCCAAATTGAATACACCCGTCTAGTCACCATGAGCGATCCTAATCCCAGCGGTAGCAAGCACTATCTCCCTTTTTGGGAATTAACGATTCGTTCTTTGCGGTATGTCTGTAAGCGGATGAGTTTAAATCTCACCCCGGAATACGAAAAGCGACTGATGGATCAATATGCCAAGCTCACTGGTTTTGAGGATAGCTTGATTGTTCTAAAAACTATTAAAGAAAAGGGTTTATCAACCGCCATATTGTCTAACGGTAGTAGAGAGATGCTTTCTACTGTCGTGGAGAGCAATGGATTAAAGCCTTACCTTGATCAAGTTGTAACCATAGAAGATATCCGTTTATTTAAAACGGATCCTCAAGCTTATGGACTTTTATTAAAAGCCTTTCCCATCAAAAAAGAAGAAGTGCTGTTTGTATCCAGTAATGCATGGGATGCTCTAGCGGCTAAATGGTATGGCTTTGACGTGTTTTGGGTCAATCGCTTGGGTCACCCCTTTGAAGAGATTGGTGAAAAGCCAAACTATGAAGGCAATTCGTTGAGCAAAGTATTGGCAGTGGTTTAA
- a CDS encoding DM13 domain-containing protein, with amino-acid sequence MKKVNILLVSVLILLPISVSAQILDAIRGHVQDLKVRFDDHQKIEGDIIKRGQIDKSAKGQDLIHNSSGEWQLVKVGNQLFLQSSEDFRSSPGPDYHIYISSKPAIKDNDEFSSQQIEVSRIKKPNGAAFYLLKTQDPDDVSSMLIWCKQFKEYIGSADLRSVK; translated from the coding sequence ATGAAAAAAGTAAATATCCTTCTGGTGAGCGTTTTAATATTGCTTCCCATTTCAGTAAGCGCCCAAATTCTTGATGCAATCCGCGGCCACGTTCAAGACCTGAAGGTGCGCTTTGATGATCATCAAAAAATTGAAGGTGACATTATTAAGCGGGGGCAAATTGACAAAAGTGCAAAGGGTCAAGATTTAATACACAACTCCTCTGGTGAGTGGCAATTAGTCAAAGTGGGCAACCAATTATTTTTACAATCCAGCGAAGACTTTAGATCAAGTCCTGGGCCTGACTATCATATTTATATCAGTAGTAAGCCTGCCATTAAAGATAATGATGAGTTCAGCTCCCAACAGATTGAAGTCAGTCGTATTAAAAAGCCGAATGGCGCCGCATTCTATCTTTTAAAGACTCAAGATCCTGATGACGTCAGCAGCATGTTAATTTGGTGTAAGCAGTTTAAAGAGTACATCGGGTCGGCAGATTTACGATCAGTGAAGTAG
- the msrP gene encoding protein-methionine-sulfoxide reductase catalytic subunit MsrP: protein MHFYTDRSIQSSDITPREVFEGRREILKTAAAGSMGLLLASWASRDALASNPESQRLPATLNSLFSAKDDLTSFKDVTTYNNFYEFGTSKSNPASRAHTLKTRPWTLTVEGLVKKPTEFSLDDLLKLAPMEERIYRMRCVEGWSMVIPWDGYPLSKLLKKVEPLGSAKYVEFTSLADPKQMPGLKNPVLRWPYTEGLRLDEAMNALTLLSFGIYGEMMPNQNGAPVRLVVPWKYGFKSAKSIVKIRLLEEQPATSWNIFNPREYGFYSNVNPTVAHPRWTQSTERRIDDSARLLTPRLKTALFNGYEEQVARMYAGMDLKKYY from the coding sequence ATGCATTTTTATACAGATCGAAGCATTCAATCATCTGACATCACACCAAGAGAAGTCTTTGAAGGGCGAAGAGAAATACTAAAGACAGCTGCCGCGGGTAGCATGGGTCTTCTACTTGCTTCATGGGCAAGTCGTGATGCTTTAGCTTCTAATCCTGAGTCACAAAGACTTCCAGCAACTCTTAATTCTTTATTTTCAGCAAAAGATGATTTAACTAGTTTTAAAGACGTCACTACCTACAATAACTTTTACGAGTTTGGTACCTCCAAATCCAATCCTGCCTCACGCGCGCACACCTTGAAAACCCGTCCATGGACTCTGACAGTGGAGGGCTTGGTTAAAAAACCTACTGAATTTAGCTTAGATGACTTACTCAAGCTTGCCCCTATGGAGGAGCGTATTTACCGTATGCGCTGCGTGGAGGGTTGGTCCATGGTCATTCCATGGGATGGTTATCCATTATCCAAATTGCTGAAGAAAGTTGAGCCACTGGGGTCTGCAAAGTATGTGGAATTTACCTCTTTGGCAGATCCAAAGCAAATGCCGGGACTTAAAAACCCTGTATTACGCTGGCCTTATACAGAAGGCTTGCGCTTAGACGAGGCCATGAATGCATTAACCCTGTTGAGCTTTGGTATCTATGGTGAGATGATGCCCAATCAAAATGGCGCACCCGTACGATTAGTAGTGCCCTGGAAGTACGGATTTAAAAGCGCTAAATCGATTGTCAAAATTCGCCTATTAGAGGAGCAGCCTGCAACTAGTTGGAATATTTTTAATCCACGTGAATATGGTTTTTATTCCAACGTAAATCCTACGGTTGCCCATCCGCGCTGGACTCAGTCTACCGAGCGACGAATTGACGATAGCGCTCGATTACTTACGCCAAGACTTAAAACAGCGCTATTTAATGGCTATGAAGAACAGGTTGCCCGTATGTATGCGGGGATGGACTTGAAAAAGTACTACTAA
- a CDS encoding glutathione S-transferase family protein: protein MLKLYYHPSPNPVKVALYLEETNTPYEIMVTDTRKGDQHTPEFRALNPNGKTPVLVDGDITVFDSNAIMLYLGEKIGKFMPANTPQTHAQLYSWLMFVATGIGPYCGQAVHFKHFAPEPKEYAVNRYDFEAWRHWLLIEERLSQQTYMLDEYSIVDMSVWGWARVIPFVLGEGAWEKLPSVKRLLDEINAKPSAQAVEAIKTKYTFKTEVDEESRKNLFPSNERLKK from the coding sequence ATGCTCAAACTCTACTATCACCCATCACCCAATCCAGTAAAAGTAGCCCTCTATTTAGAAGAGACCAACACTCCATATGAAATTATGGTGACAGATACCCGCAAGGGCGATCAACACACACCAGAATTTAGAGCGCTTAATCCCAATGGTAAAACGCCTGTTTTAGTCGATGGCGACATTACGGTGTTTGATAGCAATGCCATCATGCTGTACTTGGGCGAGAAGATTGGCAAGTTCATGCCAGCAAATACCCCGCAGACACATGCCCAGCTTTACTCGTGGCTCATGTTTGTAGCTACTGGTATTGGACCGTATTGTGGGCAGGCCGTTCACTTTAAGCACTTTGCTCCAGAGCCAAAAGAATACGCGGTTAATCGCTATGACTTTGAGGCTTGGCGTCATTGGCTCTTAATTGAGGAGCGCTTATCTCAACAGACTTATATGCTCGATGAATACAGTATTGTGGACATGTCAGTTTGGGGCTGGGCTAGAGTGATTCCTTTTGTACTGGGGGAAGGTGCCTGGGAAAAGCTGCCCAGCGTAAAGCGCTTGCTCGATGAAATCAATGCCAAGCCCAGCGCTCAAGCTGTGGAGGCCATTAAGACAAAGTACACCTTCAAAACTGAAGTAGATGAAGAGTCAAGAAAGAACCTATTCCCCAGCAATGAGCGCCTTAAGAAGTAG
- a CDS encoding M3 family metallopeptidase, whose protein sequence is MIISTSPKPSAELQKNPLISFGRGIAAYSEIKPSDIAPAIEYLLKQAQLAVDHAVDTATSASWNDLVEPLEDATESLGRSWGVISHLNSVADTPELRAAYGEMMPKVTAFFSSLGQNLALYQKFKQLSQSADFSKLNAAQKKVIENSLRDFRLGGAELADSQKPRFSEIQDEQALLGKSFSDHVLDATDGFVHVIQDATELAGLPEDAIAAAADLASQKSLQGWAFTLHFPSYYPVMQYSENRALRKLMYQAYVTRASELAPQYAIGNLDWDNTQNMLDQLRLRDEEARMLGFTNYADLSLAPKMANTVDEVDLFLTNFADKSKPFAQKDWQALCEFSKAELGLAKGLEPWDIPFASEHLKQTRYAFSENELKQYFPLPKVLDGLFEVIQTLFAVKIEAADLPIWHADVQSFAVKDQSGNIRAYFYLDPYARPGKRGGAWMDDARGRRELPNGEIQIPVAYLVCNFASPVKVDGVMRQPTITHDDVITLFHESGHGLHHLLTQVSALGVSGINGVEWDAVELPSQFMENFCWEWEVLEKMTAHAQTGEPLPKALFEKMLAAKNFQNGLGTLRQVIMSLTDWRLHSRFDASNAKGHAVLDASRAIANEYNIIPQPALSRWINSFSHIFAGGYAAGYYSYKWAEVLSADAYAAFEEAAKLTGSVLDTETGTRYRQEILEVGGSRPAAESFKAFRGREPSIDALLRHGGLA, encoded by the coding sequence ATGATTATTTCCACATCCCCAAAGCCTTCTGCTGAACTGCAAAAAAATCCATTAATTTCCTTTGGTAGAGGGATTGCTGCTTACTCTGAAATAAAGCCCAGTGACATTGCACCCGCAATTGAATATCTACTAAAACAAGCACAGCTTGCTGTAGATCATGCAGTCGATACTGCCACCTCTGCAAGCTGGAATGATCTAGTCGAGCCTCTGGAGGATGCTACTGAAAGTCTGGGTAGATCCTGGGGTGTAATTTCTCATCTCAATAGTGTTGCGGATACACCTGAACTTCGTGCGGCCTATGGTGAGATGATGCCCAAAGTCACTGCCTTCTTCTCAAGCTTAGGGCAAAATCTAGCGCTTTATCAAAAGTTCAAGCAGCTTAGTCAAAGCGCTGACTTTTCTAAACTGAATGCTGCACAGAAAAAAGTGATTGAGAACTCATTGAGAGATTTTCGTCTAGGTGGAGCAGAACTTGCGGATTCTCAAAAACCAAGGTTTTCTGAGATTCAAGATGAACAGGCTTTGTTGGGCAAATCCTTTTCTGATCACGTATTAGATGCAACAGATGGATTCGTTCATGTCATTCAAGATGCTACTGAGTTGGCAGGACTACCAGAGGATGCTATCGCTGCCGCTGCTGATCTTGCGTCGCAAAAGAGTCTTCAGGGCTGGGCATTTACCCTGCACTTTCCCTCCTACTACCCTGTCATGCAGTATTCAGAAAATAGAGCGCTGCGAAAGCTGATGTATCAGGCTTATGTCACCCGCGCTTCTGAGCTAGCACCGCAATATGCTATAGGCAATCTCGATTGGGATAACACCCAAAATATGCTTGACCAGCTCCGACTGCGAGATGAAGAGGCTCGTATGCTGGGCTTTACCAATTACGCGGACTTGAGCCTTGCACCAAAGATGGCCAATACCGTAGATGAGGTTGATCTCTTTCTTACCAACTTTGCTGACAAGTCAAAACCATTTGCCCAGAAAGATTGGCAAGCTCTTTGTGAGTTTTCAAAGGCCGAGCTGGGGCTGGCAAAGGGGCTGGAGCCTTGGGATATACCTTTTGCCTCTGAGCACTTGAAGCAAACGCGTTATGCATTTTCTGAAAATGAGCTCAAGCAATACTTCCCGTTACCCAAAGTATTGGATGGCTTATTCGAAGTGATTCAAACGCTCTTTGCTGTCAAGATTGAAGCTGCTGACTTACCCATTTGGCATGCTGATGTGCAATCGTTTGCTGTTAAGGATCAATCTGGAAACATACGAGCCTACTTCTACCTAGATCCCTATGCCCGCCCTGGTAAGCGTGGCGGCGCCTGGATGGATGATGCTCGTGGTCGTCGAGAATTACCGAATGGAGAGATTCAGATACCGGTAGCATATTTAGTGTGTAACTTTGCATCGCCTGTGAAGGTTGACGGTGTCATGCGCCAACCTACTATTACTCATGATGATGTCATCACCCTCTTCCATGAGAGCGGGCATGGATTACATCACCTACTCACTCAAGTAAGTGCTTTAGGTGTCTCAGGAATTAATGGCGTTGAATGGGATGCCGTGGAATTACCAAGTCAGTTTATGGAAAACTTCTGCTGGGAATGGGAAGTACTAGAGAAAATGACTGCACATGCCCAAACAGGTGAACCCTTACCTAAAGCCTTATTTGAAAAAATGCTGGCTGCTAAGAATTTCCAAAATGGCTTGGGTACACTTCGTCAAGTGATCATGTCATTAACAGATTGGCGCTTACATTCACGCTTTGATGCAAGCAACGCAAAGGGCCATGCCGTATTAGATGCTTCTAGAGCCATCGCCAACGAATACAACATCATCCCGCAGCCAGCACTCTCGCGCTGGATTAATTCCTTTAGCCATATCTTTGCTGGTGGCTACGCAGCTGGTTACTACAGCTACAAGTGGGCAGAAGTACTCTCTGCCGATGCATATGCTGCGTTTGAAGAAGCCGCTAAGCTGACAGGCAGTGTATTGGACACTGAAACAGGTACACGCTACAGACAAGAAATTCTGGAGGTGGGCGGTAGCCGCCCTGCTGCGGAATCTTTCAAAGCCTTCCGCGGCAGAGAACCCAGTATTGATGCTTTACTTCGTCATGGGGGCTTAGCCTAG